From one Streptomyces sp. NBC_01478 genomic stretch:
- the casA gene encoding type I-E CRISPR-associated protein Cse1/CasA: MPSLPAYPVDLRPCIPVRLDEQHEVFGLREVLIQAHRIEDLALPLPPAHSALLRMLTAITAELTGLDDPDLSLEEWHERRGDLLSSGRGLKAQDVHDYCDASTWDLYHPSRPFLQDPRLTEQCTKTSGINKLVFGRPAGNNLQWLSVHTDTAPWPLSSDEAFWHLLIQHFYGAAGRCTTRSAGPHTSGRATAGPLRSTLSFHPQGATLLETLLMHQFPYRGTPQHSADTCPWQESTPPDPVHAPPPVTWPKRLLTGRSRHAVLLIPNDDGSAATDCYLTWATQHPAYPATDPYLIIDTHTQAKAEDRDRPRRADADRALWRDLDALLLAGDESSAQRRPAVFDTLNDLPAPVRGRLRVRVCGFDQDGRTTNRIWYTALTPSIWNQAEEHDPVAARRIASCHQAAEHLGALLRSCANTAWNETSTPAAAGGAPPAPRRGRPTSRWARESLADYWPHAEQVFWDLVHQDPDEASDPYPAFARTAVAALRQTVRPDLARHRMAGPALARAVRALMAAAAPAATARKKAARRAQP; the protein is encoded by the coding sequence ATGCCCTCCCTGCCGGCCTACCCCGTTGACCTGCGCCCCTGCATCCCGGTGCGCCTGGACGAGCAGCACGAGGTGTTCGGGCTGCGCGAGGTACTCATCCAGGCACACCGCATCGAGGACCTGGCGCTGCCGCTGCCGCCCGCGCATTCCGCGCTGCTGCGGATGCTGACTGCCATCACCGCCGAACTCACCGGCCTGGACGACCCGGACCTGTCACTGGAGGAGTGGCACGAGCGGCGAGGCGACCTGCTGAGCAGCGGCCGCGGACTGAAAGCCCAGGACGTCCACGACTACTGCGACGCCTCCACGTGGGACCTCTACCACCCGAGCCGCCCCTTCCTGCAGGACCCGCGTCTGACCGAGCAGTGCACCAAGACCTCCGGCATCAACAAACTCGTCTTCGGCCGGCCCGCCGGCAACAACCTTCAATGGCTCAGTGTCCACACCGACACCGCCCCGTGGCCTCTGTCCAGCGACGAGGCCTTCTGGCACCTGCTGATCCAGCACTTCTACGGTGCCGCCGGCCGCTGCACCACCCGCAGCGCCGGCCCCCACACCAGCGGCCGGGCCACCGCCGGCCCCCTGCGCTCCACCCTCTCCTTCCACCCTCAGGGCGCCACCCTCCTGGAGACACTCCTGATGCACCAGTTCCCCTACCGCGGCACCCCCCAGCACTCCGCGGACACCTGTCCCTGGCAGGAATCCACACCACCCGACCCCGTCCACGCCCCGCCCCCGGTGACCTGGCCCAAACGCCTGCTCACCGGCCGCTCCCGGCACGCCGTGCTCCTGATCCCCAACGACGACGGCAGCGCCGCCACCGACTGCTACCTCACCTGGGCGACCCAGCACCCCGCCTACCCGGCTACCGACCCCTACCTCATCATCGACACCCACACGCAGGCCAAGGCCGAGGACCGCGACCGGCCCCGCCGCGCCGATGCCGACCGTGCCCTGTGGCGCGACCTGGACGCCCTGCTGCTCGCCGGCGACGAGAGCTCCGCCCAGCGCCGCCCCGCCGTCTTCGACACCCTCAACGACCTGCCCGCCCCCGTACGGGGGCGGCTGCGGGTGCGGGTGTGCGGCTTCGACCAGGACGGCCGCACCACCAACCGGATCTGGTACACCGCCCTGACCCCGTCCATCTGGAACCAGGCCGAAGAACACGACCCTGTTGCCGCCCGCCGGATCGCCTCCTGCCACCAGGCCGCCGAACACCTGGGCGCCCTCCTGCGCTCCTGCGCCAACACCGCCTGGAACGAGACCTCCACCCCGGCCGCCGCCGGCGGCGCACCGCCCGCCCCGCGCCGGGGCCGGCCCACCAGCCGGTGGGCGAGGGAGTCCCTGGCCGATTACTGGCCGCACGCCGAGCAGGTGTTCTGGGACCTCGTCCACCAGGACCCGGACGAGGCGAGCGACCCCTATCCGGCCTTCGCCCGCACCGCCGTGGCCGCCCTGCGCCAGACCGTCCGCCCCGACCTGGCCCGCCACCGGATGGCCGGCCCCGCCCTGGCCCGCGCCGTCCGCGCCCTCATGGCCGCCGCGGCTCCT
- the cas3 gene encoding CRISPR-associated helicase Cas3' produces the protein MGVVEDSRPGGLDLSLWGKYSLLYGLAYSLLFHQLDAAAVMGELWDRYLTPAQRRVICRGLGLEPAQARCEAMFLAGAHDIGKAGRFQMCEPGAWAQVSDELRADAGPWRLIRHERASMHTAVELLADLGYRLGGNTSPAVRAAQILGAHHGRYLQCDLLGAARPERVRLDLGGPLWQDLRRRYLAQVRYLTGAGTPPPRISTEAAVLLTGLIMVADRLVSQPHVWMRRAMAPASCALTHWINTRHPADADAEEGWAAEVVTASGLERITLPEVPFTQAHPHTTGPNRLQASVIAQLEPVVREQGAGILVVTDSTGAGKTITGREAARTFNRHCGTRGMAVLQPTTAIADAAYDDLVAYVAAHRPRRAPVTLVHSHPWTSAAYHDKRLLEAGGQLTLDEYFDASQDGAGRPGQHVTVPDPFLRGWDRALLAQFTVATIDQALMAVLPVRYSALRMLALSGRTVILDEVHVATPYMRRLTARLLHWLAALGTPVVLLSATLAPPVARELVHAYLAGAGLKPGQLDGLDVDVPYPGWLFAAARDGAVTRIDPAQAAAHVTMTRRRLTVQHQPVLAARLGAVERTVADGERLHRIAEESSLVLAHGGCMIVVCATVADAQDTFRHLARMPWPRPRENLVLLHARFPGHQREAITRRVRARLGPAGTRPERLAVVTTSLLDMSLDIDCDLMISDLASLSRLLQRAGRLWRFERLWQEDGTDRRRPGWILERGPRLTVLAPVADGRTHLPHWWGRGEPAFELHAAAHLLAQTPARPLDLPAQLPGLLETASTRIPDTLAALHTAYQADLQRYEHLGQEQAVPPPARTGSLADLYRHPTTAGAAPTREGSRPRRLLACYRQPDGSLHLDPAGTQPLPDSPRLPAPAIRAILERTLDVPEDWLADAPARPPESWRQHALLADLTLLIHDAAVPGPVRFGTHLLHLDAHLGLVHDEARS, from the coding sequence ATGGGCGTGGTCGAGGACAGCCGGCCCGGCGGGCTGGACCTGTCACTGTGGGGCAAGTACAGCCTGCTCTACGGCCTGGCCTACTCATTGCTGTTCCATCAGCTGGATGCGGCTGCGGTGATGGGGGAGTTGTGGGACCGGTACCTGACGCCCGCGCAGCGCCGGGTGATCTGCCGAGGACTGGGACTGGAGCCGGCCCAGGCGCGGTGCGAGGCCATGTTCCTGGCCGGCGCACACGACATCGGCAAGGCGGGCCGCTTCCAGATGTGCGAGCCGGGAGCATGGGCACAGGTCAGCGATGAACTGCGTGCGGATGCGGGGCCGTGGAGGCTGATACGGCACGAACGTGCCTCCATGCACACGGCCGTTGAACTCCTGGCGGATCTCGGATACCGGCTGGGAGGCAACACCAGCCCGGCGGTGCGCGCGGCCCAGATTCTCGGCGCCCATCACGGCCGCTATCTGCAGTGCGACCTCCTTGGAGCGGCCCGTCCCGAGCGGGTGCGTCTGGATCTCGGCGGCCCGTTGTGGCAGGACCTGCGCCGCCGCTACCTCGCCCAGGTCCGCTATCTGACGGGTGCCGGCACGCCGCCGCCCAGGATTTCCACCGAGGCCGCGGTGCTGCTGACGGGGCTGATCATGGTTGCGGACCGGCTGGTGAGCCAGCCTCATGTATGGATGCGGCGCGCGATGGCGCCGGCCTCGTGCGCACTGACGCACTGGATCAATACCCGTCACCCGGCGGACGCGGACGCCGAAGAGGGGTGGGCCGCCGAGGTGGTGACCGCGTCCGGGCTGGAGCGGATCACTCTGCCCGAGGTGCCCTTCACCCAGGCCCATCCGCACACCACCGGCCCCAACCGGCTGCAGGCCTCGGTCATCGCCCAACTCGAGCCGGTGGTACGCGAGCAGGGAGCGGGCATCCTGGTGGTCACCGACTCCACCGGCGCCGGCAAGACGATCACAGGCCGGGAGGCCGCCCGGACCTTCAACCGCCACTGCGGCACCCGCGGGATGGCCGTCCTGCAGCCCACCACCGCCATCGCGGATGCCGCCTACGACGACCTCGTGGCCTACGTGGCCGCGCACCGTCCCCGGCGGGCCCCGGTGACACTGGTGCACAGCCACCCCTGGACCAGTGCCGCCTATCACGACAAACGGCTGCTGGAAGCCGGCGGCCAGCTGACCCTGGACGAGTACTTCGACGCATCACAGGACGGCGCAGGCCGTCCCGGACAACACGTCACGGTCCCGGACCCCTTTCTGCGCGGCTGGGACAGAGCGCTGCTGGCGCAGTTCACCGTCGCCACCATCGACCAGGCGCTGATGGCCGTGCTGCCGGTGCGCTACAGCGCGCTGCGGATGCTGGCCCTGTCCGGCCGCACCGTCATCCTGGACGAAGTCCACGTCGCCACCCCCTACATGCGGCGCCTCACGGCACGGCTCCTGCACTGGCTGGCAGCGCTGGGTACACCGGTCGTGCTGCTGTCCGCCACACTGGCGCCGCCCGTGGCCCGGGAACTGGTGCACGCCTATCTGGCCGGCGCCGGACTGAAGCCCGGCCAGCTGGACGGCCTGGACGTGGACGTGCCCTACCCGGGCTGGCTGTTTGCCGCGGCCCGCGACGGCGCCGTCACCCGTATCGACCCCGCCCAGGCCGCCGCCCACGTCACGATGACCCGCCGCCGACTGACGGTGCAGCACCAGCCCGTGCTCGCGGCCCGGCTCGGCGCCGTGGAACGGACCGTCGCCGACGGGGAACGGCTGCACCGCATCGCCGAGGAGAGCAGTCTCGTCCTGGCACACGGCGGCTGCATGATCGTGGTCTGTGCCACCGTCGCCGACGCACAGGACACCTTCCGCCACCTCGCCCGCATGCCCTGGCCCAGGCCCCGGGAGAACCTGGTCCTGCTTCATGCCCGATTCCCCGGCCACCAGCGCGAAGCCATCACCCGGCGGGTACGCGCCCGGCTCGGCCCCGCCGGGACACGCCCCGAACGGCTGGCCGTGGTCACCACCAGCCTGCTCGACATGAGCCTGGACATCGACTGCGACCTCATGATCAGTGACCTGGCCTCGCTGTCCCGGCTGCTGCAGCGGGCGGGCCGGCTGTGGCGCTTCGAACGGCTGTGGCAGGAAGACGGCACAGACCGCCGCAGGCCGGGCTGGATCCTGGAGCGCGGGCCGCGTCTGACGGTACTGGCCCCAGTTGCCGACGGCCGCACACACCTCCCGCACTGGTGGGGCAGGGGAGAGCCGGCCTTCGAACTGCACGCAGCCGCACACCTGCTGGCGCAGACGCCCGCCCGCCCGCTCGACCTGCCCGCCCAGCTCCCCGGCCTGCTGGAGACGGCCAGCACCCGCATCCCCGACACACTGGCCGCCCTGCACACCGCCTACCAGGCCGACCTGCAGCGCTATGAACACCTCGGGCAGGAACAAGCCGTGCCGCCGCCCGCCCGCACCGGCTCCCTGGCTGATCTCTACCGTCATCCCACCACCGCCGGTGCGGCCCCCACCCGGGAAGGCTCCCGCCCGCGGCGCCTGCTGGCCTGCTACCGCCAGCCGGACGGATCGCTCCACCTGGACCCGGCCGGCACCCAGCCCCTGCCCGACAGCCCCCGGCTGCCGGCGCCCGCCATCCGCGCGATCCTCGAACGCACCCTGGACGTCCCCGAGGACTGGCTCGCCGACGCCCCCGCACGTCCGCCCGAATCCTGGCGCCAGCATGCCCTGCTGGCGGACCTGACCCTGCTGATCCACGACGCCGCCGTCCCGGGCCCTGTCCGCTTCGGCACCCACCTGCTGCACCTCGATGCCCACCTCGGCCTCGTCCATGACGAGGCCCGGTCCTGA
- a CDS encoding cold-shock protein, translating to MASGTVKWFNAEKGFGFIQQDGGGPDVFAHYSNINASGFRELQEGQTVTFDITQGQKGPQAENITPA from the coding sequence ATGGCCAGCGGAACCGTCAAGTGGTTCAACGCCGAAAAGGGTTTCGGCTTCATCCAGCAGGACGGCGGCGGGCCGGACGTCTTCGCGCACTACTCCAACATCAACGCCTCCGGCTTCCGCGAACTGCAAGAGGGCCAGACGGTCACCTTCGACATCACCCAGGGGCAGAAGGGCCCGCAGGCGGAGAACATCACCCCTGCCTGA
- a CDS encoding transcriptional regulator encodes MPDRTHDFGHYGAQGDRGSEAAARVLDTLAGGITSPVTTPRGLSARLRYLTRSTTGHNAMNQAGISVTPRTLKAWLTGKQRPNKANLAKIDTAYRTLRRHNVARYLLKRLNANGGTRVEIHPLDQSHVPTPHQRVLEYRRLNIRNWDAIIEAWATTNAPALDDAWIDQMVNLGSQWGKYEYVTSVGFAA; translated from the coding sequence ATGCCCGACAGGACACACGACTTCGGACACTACGGCGCCCAAGGCGACCGAGGCAGCGAAGCCGCAGCCCGCGTACTCGACACCCTCGCCGGCGGCATCACCTCACCCGTCACCACCCCCCGCGGCCTCTCCGCCCGCCTGCGCTACCTCACCCGCTCCACCACCGGCCACAACGCCATGAACCAAGCCGGTATCAGCGTCACCCCCCGCACCCTCAAAGCCTGGCTCACCGGAAAACAACGCCCCAACAAAGCCAACCTCGCCAAAATCGACACCGCATACCGCACACTCCGCCGCCACAACGTCGCCCGATACCTACTCAAACGCCTGAACGCCAACGGCGGAACACGAGTAGAAATCCACCCCCTCGACCAAAGCCACGTACCCACCCCCCACCAACGCGTCCTCGAATACCGCAGACTCAACATCCGCAACTGGGACGCCATCATCGAAGCCTGGGCCACAACAAACGCCCCAGCCCTCGACGACGCCTGGATCGACCAGATGGTCAACCTCGGCTCGCAATGGGGAAAATACGAGTACGTGACCTCCGTGGGATTCGCGGCCTGA
- a CDS encoding DUF485 domain-containing protein: protein MSSDSSELRPLPHRAGRHASAVAPGWAVGRVRPWTGPHRDLRLLRRACRWQRRVAALAALGYFAVFLALTVEMPSLMGRPAPGGLPLGLVLALVQLPVTWLAVVFYELTARRFVDPLARRVRRQGRDGEWRR, encoded by the coding sequence ATGTCTTCCGACAGCTCCGAGTTACGTCCGCTGCCGCATCGGGCCGGGCGGCACGCTTCCGCTGTTGCGCCGGGGTGGGCGGTGGGCCGGGTCCGTCCGTGGACCGGGCCGCACCGGGATCTGCGGCTGTTGCGGCGGGCGTGCCGGTGGCAGCGGCGGGTCGCGGCGCTGGCGGCGCTCGGTTATTTCGCGGTGTTTCTGGCGCTGACCGTCGAGATGCCTTCGCTGATGGGTCGTCCGGCGCCGGGCGGGCTGCCGTTGGGGCTGGTGCTGGCGCTGGTGCAGTTGCCGGTGACCTGGCTGGCGGTGGTGTTCTACGAGCTCACCGCGCGCCGGTTCGTGGATCCGCTGGCGCGGCGGGTGCGGCGGCAGGGGCGTGACGGGGAGTGGCGGCGGTGA
- a CDS encoding sodium/solute symporter, whose translation MTDFEGAAQSWSLVAFCSVVTLTLLLCVITGPDREDLDEFYTGYRFLSPLRNGLAIAGDYISAATVLTVGGIIALCGYDGVVLALSTLLSLLLLMFVLAEPLHHTGRFTMGDVLGRRMPGRAVRITACGVTLAALVPMMVVQLAGVGQLLAFVLGFSDGAMRTGCVVGAGALMITYAAIGGMRGTALIQILKTVILLGSGLVVAALVLHTFGWSPRALFGAAAAHSGAGAGYLRYGLQFAGGRYPAWDMVSTQCAIVLGGACLPHVTMRMYTAGSTRQVRRAMSWAVSAVALFMGVMTVVAVGATALIGGREIAAADPRGNTAYLLGARAAFGADLSRAEGLLFTTVTTAIFLTLLASVASMTLACANSLAHDVLARAGTAPLREMALARLAALGVGVPVIGLAVLAQHRSLQPLAIVSFCLGASAIAPALVLGLFWRRYTRAGLLWTLIGGSVSVLVLMSGTNLVSGSPQSAFPGADFNWFPFTTTALVSVPAGFLCGVVGTVVSGRRAAARDRGRYEAVEAVVLAGPSHPRGG comes from the coding sequence GTGACGGATTTCGAGGGTGCCGCGCAGTCCTGGTCGCTGGTGGCGTTCTGCAGTGTGGTGACGCTGACGCTGCTGTTGTGTGTGATCACGGGTCCCGACCGGGAGGATCTGGACGAGTTCTATACCGGGTACCGGTTCCTGTCGCCGTTGCGCAATGGTCTGGCGATCGCCGGTGACTACATTTCGGCGGCCACGGTGCTGACGGTGGGCGGGATCATCGCGTTGTGCGGGTACGACGGTGTGGTGCTGGCGCTGAGCACGCTGTTGTCGCTGCTGCTGCTGATGTTCGTGCTGGCGGAGCCGCTGCATCACACGGGCCGGTTCACGATGGGTGATGTGCTGGGGCGTCGTATGCCGGGGCGGGCGGTGCGGATCACGGCGTGCGGGGTCACGCTCGCGGCGCTGGTGCCGATGATGGTGGTGCAACTGGCCGGTGTGGGGCAGTTGTTGGCGTTCGTCCTGGGGTTCTCCGACGGTGCGATGCGTACGGGGTGTGTGGTGGGGGCGGGGGCGCTGATGATCACGTATGCGGCGATCGGGGGGATGCGGGGGACGGCGTTGATCCAGATCCTGAAGACGGTGATCCTGCTGGGTTCGGGTCTGGTGGTGGCCGCTCTGGTGCTGCACACGTTCGGGTGGAGTCCCCGGGCGTTGTTCGGGGCGGCCGCGGCGCACAGTGGTGCGGGGGCGGGGTATCTGCGGTACGGGCTGCAGTTCGCCGGGGGGCGTTATCCGGCGTGGGACATGGTGAGTACGCAGTGCGCGATCGTGCTGGGGGGTGCCTGTCTGCCGCATGTGACGATGCGGATGTACACGGCGGGCAGTACGCGGCAGGTGCGCCGGGCGATGTCCTGGGCGGTGTCGGCGGTCGCCCTGTTCATGGGGGTGATGACGGTGGTGGCGGTCGGGGCGACGGCGTTGATCGGGGGCAGGGAGATCGCGGCGGCGGATCCGCGGGGCAATACCGCGTATCTGCTGGGGGCGCGGGCCGCGTTCGGGGCGGATCTCTCGCGTGCGGAGGGGTTGTTGTTCACCACGGTCACCACGGCCATTTTTCTGACGCTGCTGGCGTCGGTGGCGAGCATGACGCTGGCGTGTGCGAATTCGCTGGCGCACGATGTGCTGGCCCGTGCGGGTACGGCGCCGTTGCGGGAGATGGCGTTGGCGCGGCTGGCCGCGCTGGGGGTGGGGGTGCCGGTGATCGGGCTGGCGGTGCTCGCGCAGCATCGCAGTCTGCAGCCGTTGGCCATTGTGTCGTTCTGTCTGGGTGCCTCGGCGATCGCGCCGGCGCTGGTGCTCGGTCTGTTCTGGCGGCGTTATACGCGTGCGGGTCTGCTGTGGACGCTGATCGGCGGGAGTGTCAGTGTGCTGGTGCTGATGAGCGGCACCAATCTCGTCTCCGGTTCTCCTCAGTCGGCGTTCCCGGGGGCCGACTTCAACTGGTTCCCCTTCACGACCACCGCCCTGGTGTCGGTGCCGGCGGGTTTTCTGTGCGGTGTGGTGGGGACCGTGGTGTCGGGCAGGAGGGCGGCGGCGCGGGATCGCGGCCGGTACGAGGCGGTCGAGGCCGTGGTGCTGGCCGGGCCGTCGCATCCCCGGGGCGGCTGA
- a CDS encoding carboxymuconolactone decarboxylase family protein, which translates to MEARLNIMASAVAAKAMKHIVAAAGALAESTVPASTRELVMLRASQINGCGGCVDMHTKDAAAAGETALRLNLVAVWREATVFTDAERAALELAEEGTRIADAAGGVSDEVWANAAKHYDEDQLAALVTQIAVINAFNRGNVITRQPAGGYEVGQFH; encoded by the coding sequence ATGGAAGCCCGGTTGAACATCATGGCCAGTGCGGTGGCGGCCAAGGCCATGAAGCACATCGTCGCGGCGGCCGGGGCGCTGGCGGAGTCGACGGTGCCGGCTTCGACGCGGGAGCTGGTGATGCTGCGTGCCAGTCAGATCAACGGCTGCGGGGGGTGTGTGGACATGCACACCAAGGACGCGGCGGCGGCCGGTGAGACGGCGCTGCGGCTCAACCTGGTCGCGGTGTGGCGGGAGGCGACGGTGTTCACCGATGCCGAGCGGGCGGCGCTGGAGCTGGCGGAGGAGGGGACCCGGATCGCGGACGCGGCCGGCGGGGTGTCGGACGAGGTGTGGGCGAATGCCGCCAAGCACTACGACGAGGACCAGCTCGCCGCTCTGGTGACCCAGATCGCGGTGATCAACGCGTTCAACCGCGGGAACGTCATCACCCGTCAGCCCGCCGGGGGGTATGAGGTCGGCCAGTTCCACTGA
- a CDS encoding MFS transporter: protein MTTDTSPRLSPQEFIDRGPMSRRQWLIVTLGLLMMIAEGLDATVAAFVYPLIKKDWGTGIDAVTATVTLGIVAMVAGGVATGPLADRHGRKGITVTGIAVFGLGTAAMALTHSITTLAALRTVACLGLGAVLPGVMALVADWTPARRRSQMVALSFTGVTAGTTLGGVLSALLIPAFGWRTLLAVAGLAPLLLLPAVLRLVPESVSVLAARGRPEAVHRALAAVAPHQDLTHLTHPAPGRPATPLPARPSPRTLLAKGLAATTLLLWLCFFVGLGVVFVILSYLPLLGERTGLSSAQAGAAVALFGWGGLAGQLSVSFALKRLDRFRVLTTLWTMSTLALLAAALWAVQFTALLAAAFVLGCCLPAANATLQAITALAYPSSARATGMSWASSMGKLGPVLCGLLGGLMVRAGWTLSTVLLTLAAPVALCVLAALTLQSRHRTPRAAELHTAEPHPAPRPLPLPVPEQQ from the coding sequence ATGACCACGGACACCTCGCCACGGCTGAGCCCGCAGGAGTTCATCGACCGCGGCCCGATGAGCCGCCGGCAGTGGCTCATCGTGACCCTGGGCCTGCTCATGATGATCGCCGAAGGCCTCGACGCCACCGTCGCCGCCTTCGTCTACCCCCTGATCAAGAAGGACTGGGGGACCGGCATCGACGCCGTGACCGCCACCGTGACCCTGGGCATCGTGGCGATGGTCGCCGGCGGCGTGGCCACCGGCCCGCTCGCCGACCGGCACGGCCGCAAAGGCATCACCGTCACCGGCATCGCCGTCTTCGGCCTGGGCACGGCCGCCATGGCACTCACCCACAGCATCACCACCCTCGCCGCCCTGCGCACCGTGGCCTGCCTGGGACTGGGAGCCGTCCTGCCCGGCGTGATGGCCCTGGTCGCGGACTGGACACCGGCCCGGCGCAGAAGCCAGATGGTCGCCCTGTCCTTCACCGGCGTCACCGCCGGCACCACCCTCGGCGGCGTCCTGTCCGCACTCCTGATCCCCGCGTTCGGCTGGCGCACCCTCCTGGCCGTGGCCGGCCTGGCCCCGCTCCTGCTCCTGCCCGCCGTCCTGCGCCTGGTCCCCGAGTCGGTGAGCGTCCTCGCCGCCCGGGGCCGCCCGGAAGCAGTGCACCGCGCCCTCGCCGCCGTCGCCCCCCACCAGGACCTCACCCACCTCACCCACCCCGCCCCGGGCCGGCCCGCCACCCCCCTCCCCGCACGCCCCTCCCCGCGCACCCTCCTGGCCAAGGGCCTGGCCGCCACCACCCTCCTGCTGTGGCTGTGCTTCTTCGTCGGCCTCGGCGTCGTCTTCGTGATCCTCAGCTACCTGCCCCTGCTCGGCGAACGCACGGGCCTGAGCTCCGCACAGGCCGGCGCGGCCGTCGCCCTGTTCGGATGGGGCGGCCTGGCCGGACAGCTCTCGGTGTCCTTCGCCCTCAAACGCCTCGACCGCTTCCGGGTCCTGACCACCCTGTGGACCATGAGCACCCTCGCCCTCCTGGCGGCGGCCCTGTGGGCCGTGCAGTTCACCGCACTGCTCGCCGCCGCCTTCGTCCTGGGCTGCTGCCTCCCGGCCGCCAACGCCACCCTGCAGGCGATCACCGCCCTCGCCTACCCGTCCTCCGCCCGCGCCACCGGCATGAGCTGGGCGAGCAGCATGGGCAAACTGGGCCCCGTCCTGTGCGGCCTCCTCGGCGGCCTGATGGTCAGAGCCGGCTGGACCCTCTCCACCGTCCTGCTCACCCTCGCCGCCCCCGTCGCCCTGTGCGTCCTGGCCGCCCTCACCCTCCAGTCCCGACACCGCACCCCCCGGGCGGCCGAACTCCACACCGCCGAGCCCCACCCCGCCCCCCGGCCGCTCCCGCTCCCCGTCCCCGAACAGCAGTGA
- a CDS encoding NAD(P)/FAD-dependent oxidoreductase yields MSSTLLGISDDFDVIVIGGGPAGATTAGLLAQRGRRVLVLDRERFPRYHVGESLIPGFMLPMEELGLTERMEARGFERKYGGTLVWGNNEIPWNFSFSTGGRIPYSYHTRRADLDTMILDRARELGVTVVEEATVKDTLEQDGRVVGVTYTLRGLPGVQEARASLVIDASGQARVIGRRYSEINWHDQLQNVAVWTYFDGCHRLPGDEWSNILIEGIKDGWFWGIPIDKGVFSVGYVTRSATASAADASMEDLFASELAQTTKLKELLKDAHQTSGYRTARDWSYTNERFYGNGWVLVGDAAAFVDPLFSTGVALATMAGSTLSKIVDTILEHPEIEEKALDRYATAYRDFFGDIRYFVEQFYDRSKSKGFYWSLAQEITDPGRENANEVDFVKLISGLSGKHALFNLEFDDLIADAEAAPAAG; encoded by the coding sequence ATGTCGTCCACTCTGCTCGGGATTTCTGACGATTTCGACGTCATCGTCATCGGCGGCGGACCCGCCGGTGCGACCACCGCGGGGCTGCTCGCCCAGCGCGGGCGCCGCGTTCTCGTACTCGACCGTGAACGCTTTCCCCGCTATCACGTCGGGGAGTCCCTCATCCCCGGATTCATGCTGCCCATGGAGGAACTCGGCCTGACCGAGCGCATGGAAGCCAGGGGATTCGAACGCAAATACGGCGGCACACTGGTGTGGGGAAACAACGAGATCCCCTGGAACTTCTCGTTCTCCACCGGCGGCCGCATCCCGTACTCCTACCACACACGCCGCGCCGACCTGGACACGATGATCCTGGACCGGGCCCGCGAACTCGGCGTCACCGTCGTCGAGGAAGCGACCGTCAAGGACACCCTCGAACAGGACGGCCGCGTCGTCGGCGTCACCTACACACTGCGCGGCCTGCCCGGCGTCCAGGAGGCCAGGGCGTCCCTGGTCATCGACGCCTCCGGCCAGGCCCGCGTCATCGGCCGCAGGTACTCCGAGATCAACTGGCACGACCAGTTGCAGAACGTCGCGGTGTGGACGTACTTCGACGGCTGCCACCGCCTGCCCGGCGACGAGTGGAGCAACATCCTCATCGAGGGCATCAAGGACGGCTGGTTCTGGGGCATCCCCATCGACAAGGGCGTCTTCAGCGTCGGCTACGTGACCCGCTCCGCCACCGCCAGCGCCGCCGACGCCTCCATGGAAGACCTCTTCGCCTCCGAACTCGCCCAGACCACCAAGCTCAAGGAACTCCTCAAGGACGCCCACCAGACCTCGGGCTACCGCACCGCCCGCGACTGGTCCTACACCAACGAGCGTTTCTACGGCAACGGCTGGGTCCTGGTCGGCGACGCCGCCGCCTTCGTCGACCCGCTCTTCTCCACCGGCGTCGCCCTGGCGACCATGGCCGGCAGCACCCTGTCGAAGATCGTCGACACCATCCTCGAACACCCGGAGATCGAGGAGAAGGCACTGGACCGCTACGCCACCGCCTACCGCGACTTCTTCGGCGACATCCGCTACTTCGTGGAGCAGTTCTACGACCGCTCCAAGAGCAAGGGCTTCTACTGGAGCCTGGCCCAGGAGATCACCGACCCCGGCCGGGAGAACGCCAACGAGGTCGACTTCGTCAAGCTGATCTCCGGGCTCAGCGGCAAACACGCCCTGTTCAACCTCGAGTTCGACGACCTCATCGCGGACGCCGAAGCGGCCCCCGCCGCCGGCTGA